The following proteins are co-located in the Osmia lignaria lignaria isolate PbOS001 chromosome 12, iyOsmLign1, whole genome shotgun sequence genome:
- the Cdk8 gene encoding cyclin-dependent kinase 8, whose product MMDYEFKMKTQKDRTKVEDLFEFEGCKVGRGTYGHVYKARRKEGVPDSELKSRPDTKDFGLKQIEGTGLSMSACREIALLRELKHVNVITLIRVFLSHNDRKVWLLFDFAEHDLWHIIKFHRAAKANKKPVMVPKGMVKSLLYQILDGIHYLHSNWVLHRDLKPANILVMGEGNERGRVKIADMGFARLFNAPLKPLADLDPVVVTFWYRAPELLLGARHYTKAIDIWAIGCIFAELLTSEPIFHCRQEDLKTSNPYHHDQLDRIFNVMGFPLEKDWEDIKKMPEHPTLLKDFKRQNYANCSLTKYMDRHKIKPDSKAFNLLQKLLMMDPNKRITSEHSMQDAYFQEEPLPTQDIFAGCPIPYPKREFLTDDDTEEKTENKARQNQQQNQQNQQQQQGNDDHNHGQNAKRVRLNGPHGAPEFHQHQSHAMTHQQPPGMVYSTAQPTQPSNFHQRF is encoded by the exons ATGATGGATTacgaatttaaaatgaaaaccCAAAAAGATCGGACAAAGGTTGAGGATCTTTTCGAATTTGAAGGATGTAAAGTTGGAAGAGGAACGTATGGGCACGTCTATAAAGCTCGTAGAAAGGAAGG tgTACCAGATAGTGAATTAAAATCTCGGCCAGATACAAAGGATTTTGGTCTTAAACAAATTGAAGGAACAGGCCTTTCTATGTCTGCATGTCGTGAGATTGCA CTACTTAGGGAATTAAAACATGTGAatgtaattacattaataagGGTTTTTCTATCGCATAATGACCGCAAAGTATGGTTACTATTTGATTTTGCAGAACATGATTTGTGG CATATAATCAAGTTTCATAGAGCAGCAAAGGCTAATAAGAAACCTGTTATGGTACCAAAGGGTATGGTCAAATCTTTGTTGTATCAAATCCTGGATGGTATTCACTATTTACATTCCAACTGGGTGCTCCATAGAGATTTg aaacctgcaaatattttAGTAATGGGAGAAGGAAATGAAAGAGGAAGAGTGAAAATTGCAGACATGGGTTTTGCTAGATTGTTTAATGCTCCTCTAAAACCTCTGGCAGATTTAGATCCAGTTGTAGTAACATTCTGGTATAGAGCACCGGAATTACTTTTAGGTGCTAGGCATTATACAAAAGCTATAG ATATATGGGCAATTGGTTGTATATTTGCAGAACTTTTAACATCTGAACCTATATTTCATTGTAGGCAGGAAGACCTAAAAACCAGCAATCCATACCATCATGATCAATTAGATAG GATATTCAATGTGATGGGATTTCCTTTGGAAAAAGATTgggaagatattaaaaaaatgccAGAGCATCCTACATTATTAAAAGACTTTAAAAGACAAAA TTATGCAAACTGTTCACTCACAAAATATATGGACCGACATAAAATTAAGCCCGACAGCAAGGCATTTAATCTG CTccaaaaattattaatgatgGATCCTAATAAACGAATAACATCTGAACACTCTATGCAAGATGCTTATTTTCAAGAGGAACCACTGCCAACGCAAGA CATATTTGCTGGATGCCCAATTCCGTATCCTAAACGAGAATTTTTAACGGACGATGACACAGAGGAAAAGACTGAAAATAAAGCACGACAGAATCAACAACAAAAT CAACAAaatcaacaacagcaacaaggAAACGACGATCATAACCACGGACAAAACGCGAAACGGGTAAGACTAAATGGCCCTCATGGAGCTCCAGAATTTCACCAACATCAAAGTCACGCCATGACTCACCAACAACCACCCGGCATGGTTTATTCTACGGCTCAACCAACGCAGCCATCAAATTTTCATCAACGATTTTGA